AGCATCGACGTCGTGGGCAGCTCTCGATCGAGAAGCGCCGTGCGCGCTACATCGGAAGCGGGGCCGGTCTGGGCGCCGACGGGAGTCGCGAGCAACAAGAGCAGCGCGACGACAGGCAGCATACGGGTCGAAGGAAGGCGGCAAAGGCTTCTCATCTTCGGTCCCTCCGAGACCCGTTCCCCCGAGAAGGAGTCAGATCTTTTTTTTCCGGACGCGCGCGTCGCGCGCCACCCGGTCGAGCAAGCGGCTGCGGCAATCGATGCACGATCGATATAACGATCGCGATCAGGTCTTGTGGGTAGAGTTTGGCCGATCATAAGCCGGCGCTGTTCCAGGCAGCAACCTGGCGCGCGGCCTCGGTCCACCCACCGCCGTTCGTCCCTACGTCAGTGTGTTGCCTTGGCAACACAGTAATACCGCTCTACAATCCAAACAACTGCCCGTCCACCTGCCACTCGGGCAAACGTGACATCGAAGGCCATATGACCCAACACATACGCACCTGGGACGAGGACCGGCCGATCTATCGGCAACTCATGGAGGAGATCGTCGCGCGCATCATCGACCGCACTTACCGCGAGGGCGAGATGCTACCTTCGGTGCGCCAGCTCGCGAGCGATTTCGTCGTCAACCCGCTGACCGCGGCTCGGGCCTATCGCGAGCTCGAGGAGTTCACGGAGACCCGGCGCGGCATCGGCCTCGTCGTGAAGGAGGGCGTGCGGGACATCCTGCTGAAGCGCGAGCGCAAGCGTTTCCTTCGGGAGGAGTGGCCCGCCATTCGGGAACGGATCAAGGCGCTCGAGCTCGACCCGCACGAGCTGCTCCGGTCCTGACGCCGCGCCGCGAGCACGACCACGCGCTGCCGAGGCGCGTCGCCGCGATGTGCTTGCGCACGCAGCGCCCGCCCGCACTCGGCGCCGGGCTGCGGCCTGCCTGCGAGGCGCTGCCGCTCGAGGCGCGTCTTCGCCTGCGTTGCCCTAGGCCCGGCGCCGGCACGGCCCCGCCCAAGCGTTCGGGCTTAACATCCATAAAACAAATCAATGGAATAGAATTAATATATTGGATATATCATAAGGGGCGGCGTAGCATGCCCTCCAACATCTGGGATTTCAACCATCGAAGTTCCTTGAAATTGGAGGTTACGCCGTAATGCTGACAGTCGGTGACAAGTTTCCCCACTTCGCCCTGAAGGCCACCGTGTCCGAGAAGCTGGACGACGCCTTCGAGACGATCACCCCTGAGCGGTACGAAGGGAAATGGCTCGTGGTCTTCTTCTGGCCGAAGGACTTCACGTTCGTGTGTCCGACGGAGATCGCCGAATTCGGCCGCAAGAACGACGAGTTTGCGGAGCGGGACGCGCAAGTGCTCGGCGCTTCCGTAGACAGCGAGTTCGTGCACCTCGCGTGGCGCAAGGATCACGAGGATTTGAACGGGCTGCCCTTTCCGATGCTCTCCGACCTTCGCAAGGACCTTGCCTCGGCACTCGGCATTCTCGACGAGGAAGGCGTAGCGAAGCGCGCGACGTTCATCGTCGATCCGCACGGCGTCATTCGTTTCGTCTCCGTGACCGACATGAACGTCGGACGCAACGTGAACGAGGTGCTGCGCGTGCTGGATGCGCTGCAGACGGACGAGCTCTGCCCGTGCAACTGGCAGCGCGGCGAAGAGACGCTGAAGGTCGCCTGACGGTCCGGCGCGCGCCTGCAAGCGGAGCGGTTCGCCGCTCCGATCTTTTTCGATGAACCGCGGTCTCGGCCGTCCCGCGACGGCCGGGGCCCCGTTCAAAACCCGGAGCATGAACTCATGGACCTCACCCGCATCAAAGAGCTGATTCCCGAGCACGCGAAGGATCTGAAGCTGAATCTGTCGGCCGTGCTCACGCCGGAAGGCGCGCCCGGGCTTCGCCGCGATCAGATTCTCGCGACGGCGCTCGCGTCCGCGATCGCGGCCCGGCAGCCGACGTTGCTTCGGGAGATCGAGGCGCTCGTCGTCGGCGAGCTCGACGACGCTCAGGTCAAGGCGGCGCGCGCGGCGGCGTCGATCATGGGCATGAACAACGTCTACTATCGCTTCACGCATCTCGTCGGCAACGACGAGTACGGCAAGCTGCCGGCGAAGCTGCGCATGAACGTGATCGGCAACCCCGGCGTGGACAAGACGGACTTCGAGATCTACTCACTCGCCGTCTCGGCGATCAACGGCTGCGGCGTGTGCCTATCGTCGCACGAGCGCGCGGTGCGCCGGGCCGGGATCACGGCCGAGGGCGTGCAGAGCGCGGTGCGGATCGCGGCCGTGATGAACGGGATCGCCGTGGCTCTCGAGTCGACGGCGGAGCAGGCCGACCGCCCCCGCGCGGCGGCCTGACACGCTCGGCCTGCGGGCGGCTCGCGGATCTCTTCGAGCCGTTCGCGGGCTTCGCTTCCTTCCCGAGACGCTCGGCCGCGGCGGTGCCCACCTTCTGCGCAAGGCGCATCGCGTCGAACGGCGCGTGCACCTTCACGTCGTTGTCGAAATAGACGTAGACGTCGCGGCCGCTGCGCCTCGCCGGCAAGCGCTTCGCTACCGTTCGCGCGTGTTCGACCTCGGTGCCTTCCCGCCATGCGCGCACGCGCTCGGCCCACTGGTCGAGAGCGCCGTTCGAGTAGCCGCTCTCGTAGATCTTTTCGTCGCCGTGCAAGCGCACGTAGACGAAGTCGGCGGTGACGTCCTCCATCAACGGCCACTTGCCGGCCGTGTCGGCCACGACGAGCGCGATTCGATGACGGCGCAGCAGCTCGACGAATTCCGCTTGCACGTAGCTCGCGTGGCGGACCTCGACCGCATGCCGAATCTTGCGCTTCGGGTTCGTATGCACGCGGGCACGCCCGGCCACGCGCTCGTCGTGACGGCGGGCGAGCGCCTCGGCTTGCGCACCGTTGCGCGGCAGGAGATCGAAGAATGCGCCGAGCCTTTCGCGGTCGTACTGGAGCGTGGGCGGGAGTTGCCAGAGGATCGGGCCGAGCTTCTCCTCGAGCTCGAACACGCCCGACGCGAAGAAGTTGGCGAGCGCGACCTCGACGCCGCGCAGCTTCTTCATGTGCGTGATGTAGCGCGAGCCCTTGACCGCGAAGACGAAGTCGCGGGGGACTTCCCGATACCACTGCGCGTAGCTTTCCGGCCGCTGGAGCGAGTAGAAGCTGCCGTTGAGCTCGATGCTGTCGACGCGGCTCGCGGCGAAGGCGAGCTCCTGCCGCTGCGGCAGACCCTCCGGGTAGAACTTGCCGCGCCATCCGGCGTATCGCCAGCCCGAGATGCCGATCCGCGCCTTCATTGCCTTCCTTTGCCGCCTTGAGTCGGCTTTGCGGATGCCGATTCCGTCCGCCGCTTGCCCTTCGAGATGCACCCGGAGAACGAGCAAAGAGCGTGCCCGAGCGACGATCCTTGACCCGTATGCTCCGCCATACCTCGATCGCGCCCGGACACGCCACGGACGCAGCCTAGGCCCTTCGGCCTGCCTGACGGAAGCCGAATTTCCATGCGCTTCGGCCGATAACACGCGCGTCGGTAGTCGCCCGTGTTGCCCGATCGGCGTTTCGGATTTCTCATCGAACGACGGCGCAACGGAGAGCTTCGTTTGATCCCGCCCGAGTGCGCTTCCCGCGCGCACTTGAACATCCTCGTGATCGTCGGGCATCCCCGTCGCGAAAGCCTCTGTCATGCCCTCGCCGACCATTACATGCAGGGCGCCGCGGAGGCCGGAGCGACGCTCCGCCGGCTCGATCTTTGCGATCTCCGCTTCTCCCGCGACGTCGAGAGCCGCGCGATGAGCGCGCAGCGGACGGAGCCCGACATCGCCCGTGCGCGCCGGTTGCTGAGCTGGGCACATCACGTCGTGTTCGTCTATCCGACCTGGTGGGGCACGATGCCGTCGCTGCTGAAGGGGTTTCTCGACCGGGTCCTGCTGCCCGGCTTCGCGTTCCGCCATGCCGAGAACGCATCCGGGTACGAGGGCTTGCTCCGCGGCCGCAGCGCGCACCTGATGACGACGATGGATACGCCGCCGGCGATCTACCGCTTCATCTATCGCGCTCCCGGGCACAATGCGATGCGGCGCGCGACGCTGAACTTCTGCGGCATCGAGCCGGTGCGCATCACGCCGTTCGGCTCGGTGCTCGGCTCGAGCCCGATGCGCCGCCGCGAATGGCTCGACAGGGCGCGGCGCGAAGGGCGTGAGCTGCGCGGCGCCGTGCCGACGCGCGGCGAGCGATTCAGGGCAAAGGCTGCGTCGTGGCTCGCGGCGCTGCGGCTGCAGTTCTATCCGACGACATGGCTCGTCTACGCGCTCGGGGCGGTCGCGGCTGCCGGAGCCGAAGCGCTCGCCACAACCGCATTCTGGATCGGCTATCTCGCGCTCTTCTTCCTCGAGGCCGCGACCGTCTTCACGAACGAGCTGTACGATTACTCGGCCGATCGAAGCAACCGGCGCTACGGACCGTTCAACGGGGGCTCGCGCGTGATCATCGACGGGCGGCTCACGGCCGCCGAGATGCGCGCCGGCGCGATCGCCGCGTTCGCGCTGGCCGTGGTTGCGTCGCTCGCTCTCGTCGCCTTCCCGCCGGCGCCGCTCGTGTCGTTGCCGCTTCTCGCGGTGCTCGCCGTCGTCGCGATCGGCTACACGCTGCCGCCTCTGAAGCTCTGCTATCGCACGCTCGGCGAGCTCGACGTCGCCTTGACCCACGGTCCGGCGGTGCTCGTTTGCGGCTGGGTTTTCATGGGGGAGGAGTGGACCGACCCGCGGCCGTGGCTCATGGCGTTGCCGATCGCGCTTGCGACGCTGCCGTCGATCACGCTCTCGAACGTGCCCGACGGCGAAGCGGATGCGGGTGCCGGCAAGTGGACGATCGCCGCGCGCTTCGGGTCGCAGCGCGCCGTCGACACTGCTGTCGCGACGACGATCGCGGCCGCGCTCTGCGCGCTCGTCTGGCCGTTCCTCGACGCCGTGCCCGACATCTATGCGCTCGTGCCGTGGTTCGCGTTACCCCACGCCGCGTGGCTGTCGTGGCTGCTCCTTCGCGCGCACTCCGGAACGGAGGCGCCGCGCGGCACGATGCGACCGATGATCGCCTCGCTGACCTACGTGCTGTGGTTCATCGTGCCGCCGCTCGCGGCGCTGCTGATCTAGGAGCGGTTCAGTTTCCTTGCCCTCGCTCCGGGCGATGAGGTAGAAGCAAGCCCTCATTGCGCGGACGAAAGGCAACGACGATGAACCGCGCCCGCGACCGGCGCAGCGACGAGGAGCTCATCGAAGCTTGCAATCGCGGAGGCGCCGCGGAAGCGGCCCGGGCCTTCGAGACGCTCTATCGCCGCCATCGCGACTACGTGCTGCGCGTGGCGATGCGTTTCGCGCGAAACCGCGAGGTTGCGCTCGAGGCGCTCCAAGAGACGTTTGCTTACCTTCTCGAGAAATTTCCGCCGGTGGGTCCGGGCCTCGTGCTCACCGCGCGTCTGCAGACGCTGCTGTACCCCGTCGCGAAGAACTGCGCGATCAGCGCGCTGCGCAAGACGGGGCGCGATCGGGAGCTCGAAGGTGTGGAGCCGGACGATTTTCCCGCCGGCGACGCACCGTGCGACTCCGGCGCCGTCGAGGCGGCGCTGGCGCGGCTCGACGCCGACCGGCGCGAGCTGCTGACGCTGCGGTTCGTCGACGGACTTTCGCTCGCCGAGATCGCCGACGTGCTCGAGGTGCCTCTCGGGACCGTGAAATCGAGGCTGCATCTCGCGATCAAGCAGCTGCGGGAAGACCCGCGCATCAAGGACTTGTTCGATCGTTGACCCGTTCGCCCGTCCTTTTCGGCGGCCGGTGAACCTTTTTCGACCTTCGCGCGCTTAATGGCGTAGGAGCCGGAGATGGACTCGAAGAAACCTGGATCGGAAAACCGCGTGTACGACGAGCTGCCCGAGATCGTGCGTGCGGCGCTGCGCCGCGCGGACCGAACCGTATCGCACGTGAGTCCGGCGATCGACCGCGCCGTGATCGAGCGGGCGGAGCGCTATTTCGCGGCGCGCGGTCACGGCGATGCCGCGGAAGGCGCGGGCTCTCCCGCTTTCGGCCGCTCGTCGCTCGCGAAACACCGCTGGGCCGCAGGCCTCGCCGCCGCC
This genomic window from Gammaproteobacteria bacterium contains:
- a CDS encoding GntR family transcriptional regulator, translating into MTQHIRTWDEDRPIYRQLMEEIVARIIDRTYREGEMLPSVRQLASDFVVNPLTAARAYRELEEFTETRRGIGLVVKEGVRDILLKRERKRFLREEWPAIRERIKALELDPHELLRS
- a CDS encoding peroxiredoxin: MLTVGDKFPHFALKATVSEKLDDAFETITPERYEGKWLVVFFWPKDFTFVCPTEIAEFGRKNDEFAERDAQVLGASVDSEFVHLAWRKDHEDLNGLPFPMLSDLRKDLASALGILDEEGVAKRATFIVDPHGVIRFVSVTDMNVGRNVNEVLRVLDALQTDELCPCNWQRGEETLKVA
- a CDS encoding carboxymuconolactone decarboxylase family protein; amino-acid sequence: MDLTRIKELIPEHAKDLKLNLSAVLTPEGAPGLRRDQILATALASAIAARQPTLLREIEALVVGELDDAQVKAARAAASIMGMNNVYYRFTHLVGNDEYGKLPAKLRMNVIGNPGVDKTDFEIYSLAVSAINGCGVCLSSHERAVRRAGITAEGVQSAVRIAAVMNGIAVALESTAEQADRPRAAA
- a CDS encoding DUF72 domain-containing protein, whose translation is MKARIGISGWRYAGWRGKFYPEGLPQRQELAFAASRVDSIELNGSFYSLQRPESYAQWYREVPRDFVFAVKGSRYITHMKKLRGVEVALANFFASGVFELEEKLGPILWQLPPTLQYDRERLGAFFDLLPRNGAQAEALARRHDERVAGRARVHTNPKRKIRHAVEVRHASYVQAEFVELLRRHRIALVVADTAGKWPLMEDVTADFVYVRLHGDEKIYESGYSNGALDQWAERVRAWREGTEVEHARTVAKRLPARRSGRDVYVYFDNDVKVHAPFDAMRLAQKVGTAAAERLGKEAKPANGSKRSASRPQAERVRPPRGGGRPAPPSTREPRRSRSSRPRSAPRSARPRP
- a CDS encoding NAD(P)H-dependent oxidoreductase, translated to MNILVIVGHPRRESLCHALADHYMQGAAEAGATLRRLDLCDLRFSRDVESRAMSAQRTEPDIARARRLLSWAHHVVFVYPTWWGTMPSLLKGFLDRVLLPGFAFRHAENASGYEGLLRGRSAHLMTTMDTPPAIYRFIYRAPGHNAMRRATLNFCGIEPVRITPFGSVLGSSPMRRREWLDRARREGRELRGAVPTRGERFRAKAASWLAALRLQFYPTTWLVYALGAVAAAGAEALATTAFWIGYLALFFLEAATVFTNELYDYSADRSNRRYGPFNGGSRVIIDGRLTAAEMRAGAIAAFALAVVASLALVAFPPAPLVSLPLLAVLAVVAIGYTLPPLKLCYRTLGELDVALTHGPAVLVCGWVFMGEEWTDPRPWLMALPIALATLPSITLSNVPDGEADAGAGKWTIAARFGSQRAVDTAVATTIAAALCALVWPFLDAVPDIYALVPWFALPHAAWLSWLLLRAHSGTEAPRGTMRPMIASLTYVLWFIVPPLAALLI
- a CDS encoding sigma-70 family RNA polymerase sigma factor: MNRARDRRSDEELIEACNRGGAAEAARAFETLYRRHRDYVLRVAMRFARNREVALEALQETFAYLLEKFPPVGPGLVLTARLQTLLYPVAKNCAISALRKTGRDRELEGVEPDDFPAGDAPCDSGAVEAALARLDADRRELLTLRFVDGLSLAEIADVLEVPLGTVKSRLHLAIKQLREDPRIKDLFDR